Sequence from the Fictibacillus arsenicus genome:
TATTCTTCTGATCATCATGCTACGCTACCCGATCTTACAAAATCACAAATGAAGCGGGTAATCGATCTTTGGACAAAAACTTTTGACGAATTAGATAAAGATGAAAAGCACCAATATGTAATGATTTTTGAGAACAGAGGAGAAGAAGTAGGAGTAACGATTACTCATCCTCACGGTCAAGTTTATGCCTATCCGTTTATTCCTCAAAAAGTAAAGGTTGAATTAGATAATTGTAAAAAGCACTTACAAAAAACTGGACGAAATATGTTTGATGACATGATTAAAGAGGAGAAACGGTTTGGTCAAAGAGTAGTTTTAGAGAATGATTATTTTATTGCATTTATTCCTTTTTTTACTGACACTCCTTTTGGCCTTTTTATTGTAAGTAAAGAAAATAAAACGGCACTGACGGATTTTTCTGAAGAGGAAAAGAACGCTTTGGGCGATATTCTTCAAGAAGTGATTGGCGGCATGGACCACTTATTTAACCGTACGTTTCCATTTATGATGGGTATCCATGGAAGACCCAGCAACTCAGAAAATGTTGAAAGCTATTATCGTTTTCAC
This genomic interval carries:
- the galT gene encoding galactose-1-phosphate uridylyltransferase, translating into MAELRYNPLLDSWVMVSAKRQFRPYLPKDHCPFCPGSGKVPAVYDVHVFHNDFPVLTAEPPEPEDVGGGLYQTREAAGRCEVILYSSDHHATLPDLTKSQMKRVIDLWTKTFDELDKDEKHQYVMIFENRGEEVGVTITHPHGQVYAYPFIPQKVKVELDNCKKHLQKTGRNMFDDMIKEEKRFGQRVVLENDYFIAFIPFFTDTPFGLFIVSKENKTALTDFSEEEKNALGDILQEVIGGMDHLFNRTFPFMMGIHGRPSNSENVESYYRFHIEFYSPMQTKEKLKLNAASETAGWAVAIPTRAEDNAVLLRKAIQEFWENGGIKNK